In one window of Flavobacterium ginsengisoli DNA:
- a CDS encoding glycoside hydrolase domain-containing protein produces MLAIVNSGMNRWHNYYVEGMNWLTQNVGIDGIYLDDVAFDRITMKRIKRVLTKDGHPGIIDLHSANQYNKSDGFNNSANLYMEHFPYINKLWFGEYFDYEKNQPDFFLTEVSGIPFGLMGEMLQDGGNPWRGMVYGMTNRLPWSDGADPRNIWKVWDSFGIKGSEMIGYWSENCPVKTNNDKVLATVYKKNGTALISIASWADADVNVKLNIDWKKLGINPAKATITAPEVTNFQPAKTFTTKDEITVPKGKGWLLIVK; encoded by the coding sequence ATGCTTGCGATTGTAAATAGTGGCATGAACCGTTGGCATAATTATTATGTGGAAGGAATGAATTGGCTGACTCAAAATGTTGGTATTGACGGAATTTATCTTGACGACGTTGCTTTCGACAGAATCACGATGAAACGTATCAAAAGAGTTTTGACTAAAGATGGGCATCCGGGAATTATCGATTTACATAGTGCGAATCAATACAATAAAAGCGACGGATTTAATAACAGTGCCAACTTATACATGGAGCACTTCCCGTACATCAATAAATTATGGTTTGGAGAATATTTTGATTATGAGAAAAATCAACCTGACTTTTTCTTAACTGAAGTAAGCGGAATTCCGTTTGGATTAATGGGAGAAATGCTTCAAGATGGTGGAAATCCGTGGAGAGGAATGGTTTACGGAATGACGAACAGATTGCCTTGGAGCGACGGTGCAGACCCAAGAAACATCTGGAAAGTTTGGGATTCTTTCGGAATTAAAGGTTCTGAAATGATCGGATATTGGAGCGAAAACTGTCCTGTAAAAACAAACAACGACAAAGTTCTAGCAACGGTTTATAAAAAGAATGGAACGGCTTTAATTTCAATCGCAAGTTGGGCAGATGCTGATGTAAATGTGAAATTGAATATTGACTGGAAAAAACTAGGAATCAATCCTGCAAAAGCAACTATTACGGCTCCAGAAGTTACCAATTTCCAACCTGCAAAAACGTTCACAACAAAAGACGAAATAACTGTTCCTAAAGGAAAAGGATGGTTATTGATTGTTAAGTAA
- a CDS encoding RagB/SusD family nutrient uptake outer membrane protein — MKKYTILLLLLAAGLQYSCNEDLDPTVYSSLTTTNGYQTKSDAIAAVNSIYGRLKGPSVGDNFSYWATRHFALTDIATDLGHCQFGGDPGQLSLGTWNSANGLLLEDWNAMYKLISNANNAIYYIGKMSSVSDIEKAQFISEAKFLRASAYMDLTDSWGPVVLMTEENIANPSYLAQTPPSSVEEIDAFIIKDLTEIVAILPVNYKENAIYGSNDVGRATKGAALTLLAKLYLRNHDWQKVVTLTQQVIDLNEYRLYPSYLGLFKESNKWCSENIFSSLSDANTNGTELLNHFGPVDHPVVQNRWQYYTVNWDFYNTFGDEDERKQCFFPEFEGTDGLLHKQAPSLGAQPPAGEFYMPDVSTRKYADDETTTYYDGHSVNILRYADVLLSRAEALNEISGPTQEAIDLINQVKGRSHAKLLVLSALTQTSLRDAILQERGWELFYEGKRRADLIRMNKYDVLVNAYHLRVGEATLIKMPQNKYYTYPQSQVDLNPNLSNADRQ; from the coding sequence ATGAAAAAATATACAATTTTATTGCTTTTACTTGCTGCTGGACTTCAATATTCCTGCAATGAGGATCTTGATCCTACAGTATATAGCAGTTTGACTACTACTAATGGATATCAAACCAAATCAGATGCTATTGCCGCAGTTAATTCTATTTACGGCAGACTAAAAGGACCATCTGTGGGTGATAACTTTTCGTATTGGGCTACAAGACACTTCGCATTAACTGATATTGCGACAGATTTAGGACATTGCCAATTTGGAGGAGATCCTGGCCAATTGTCTTTAGGAACATGGAATTCTGCAAATGGCTTACTTTTAGAAGATTGGAATGCAATGTATAAATTAATTTCCAATGCTAACAATGCTATTTATTATATCGGAAAGATGTCTTCTGTATCAGATATTGAAAAAGCACAGTTTATTTCTGAGGCAAAATTTTTAAGAGCATCTGCTTATATGGATTTGACTGACTCTTGGGGGCCTGTTGTTTTAATGACCGAAGAAAACATAGCAAATCCAAGTTACTTAGCGCAGACACCTCCATCATCTGTAGAAGAAATTGACGCTTTCATTATTAAAGACCTTACAGAAATTGTCGCTATTTTGCCTGTAAACTATAAAGAAAATGCAATTTATGGCAGTAATGATGTTGGCCGCGCTACAAAAGGTGCTGCCCTTACTTTACTAGCAAAATTATACTTACGCAATCACGATTGGCAAAAAGTAGTTACACTTACTCAGCAGGTAATAGATCTAAACGAATATCGTCTTTATCCTTCTTACTTAGGTTTGTTTAAAGAAAGTAACAAATGGTGTAGCGAAAATATCTTCTCTTCTTTAAGTGATGCTAATACAAACGGAACAGAATTATTAAACCACTTTGGTCCTGTTGATCACCCTGTAGTTCAAAACAGATGGCAGTATTATACTGTAAACTGGGATTTCTATAACACTTTTGGTGATGAAGATGAAAGAAAACAATGTTTCTTCCCTGAATTTGAAGGGACAGACGGGTTGCTTCACAAACAAGCGCCTTCATTAGGAGCTCAGCCACCAGCTGGTGAATTTTATATGCCAGACGTTTCTACTAGAAAATATGCCGATGATGAAACTACAACATATTACGATGGGCATAGTGTAAATATCCTTCGTTATGCTGATGTTTTATTAAGCCGAGCTGAAGCCTTAAACGAAATAAGCGGTCCAACTCAAGAAGCGATAGATCTAATCAATCAAGTAAAAGGAAGGTCGCATGCAAAACTTTTGGTTTTATCGGCTCTTACGCAAACTAGTTTAAGAGATGCTATTTTACAAGAGAGAGGATGGGAACTTTTCTACGAAGGAAAACGTCGCGCCGATTTGATCAGAATGAACAAATATGATGTTCTGGTAAACGCATATCATCTTAGAGTTGGTGAAGCGACTTTAATCAAAATGCCGCAAAACAAATATTACACTTATCCGCAAAGTCAGGTTGACCTTAATCCAAATTTAAGCAACGCCGACAGACAATAA
- a CDS encoding aryl-sulfate sulfotransferase, giving the protein MIKKLILKGSFILVLLALASCSKSQIISNINIGTHSNNELKIQIDVTTNDQAQVYAEYWSDKKGIENKITSPISNTGLKHSLVLCNIIPETDYSFQLITVQDGNKQTSKVYTFKSRKLPEWLQKQFKANCPKPELLPENFKKGFMLLAKRETPGTAYIVDYKGNLRWYHTIEGTGFKVTHFTKEQTILSILGTNDEPTSYGSEILEINLQGDTLTHIKKGEGDLKQVLHHEIIKKSADEIVALTVEQKIIDLTSIGGKKQDTINGDGIIILNKKGKQLWKWSVFDDLDPFKDKDLLKTKKDWTHANSLSYDKDGNFLISFYNNGQIWKINSKTGKVIWKLGKGGTMKMAPDANFSQAHAAHIDQEGSLLFFDNGVDIKQSSVFALKVDEKNNDVKLDFHIKLPKDIYNDRMGSAYMINKDLFLVCCSKRHITVLTNKKGILIWALESEIPPYRTIFIPEEKLKPFLLN; this is encoded by the coding sequence ATGATCAAAAAATTAATATTAAAAGGAAGTTTTATTTTAGTTCTCCTTGCACTGGCAAGCTGCTCTAAAAGCCAAATTATCTCCAATATCAATATTGGCACTCATAGCAACAACGAATTGAAAATTCAAATCGATGTTACTACGAATGACCAAGCTCAGGTATATGCAGAATATTGGTCTGACAAAAAAGGAATTGAAAATAAAATAACCTCTCCTATTTCAAATACTGGTTTAAAACATTCCTTGGTACTTTGCAACATAATTCCAGAAACCGATTATAGTTTTCAATTAATTACAGTTCAAGACGGAAATAAACAAACTAGTAAAGTTTATACTTTCAAATCTAGAAAACTTCCAGAATGGCTACAGAAACAATTCAAAGCCAATTGTCCGAAACCAGAATTATTGCCTGAAAATTTCAAAAAAGGCTTTATGCTTTTAGCTAAAAGAGAAACTCCAGGAACAGCTTATATTGTTGATTACAAAGGAAACTTAAGATGGTATCATACTATTGAAGGAACTGGATTTAAAGTTACTCATTTTACAAAAGAGCAAACCATTCTTTCTATTTTAGGCACAAATGACGAACCAACAAGCTACGGAAGTGAAATTCTAGAAATAAATCTTCAAGGCGATACTTTAACCCACATCAAAAAAGGAGAGGGCGATTTGAAGCAGGTTCTTCATCACGAAATCATAAAAAAATCGGCTGACGAAATTGTCGCTTTAACTGTTGAGCAAAAAATAATCGATTTGACTTCTATTGGAGGGAAAAAACAAGATACCATCAACGGAGACGGAATTATAATTTTAAATAAAAAAGGAAAACAGCTTTGGAAATGGAGTGTTTTTGATGATTTAGATCCGTTTAAAGATAAAGATTTACTAAAAACCAAAAAGGATTGGACGCATGCCAACAGTTTGAGTTACGATAAAGATGGAAACTTTTTAATTTCTTTCTACAACAATGGCCAGATTTGGAAAATCAATTCTAAAACTGGAAAAGTAATCTGGAAATTAGGGAAAGGCGGAACTATGAAAATGGCTCCAGATGCTAATTTCTCCCAGGCTCATGCCGCACATATCGATCAAGAAGGCAGTTTATTATTTTTTGATAATGGAGTCGACATCAAACAATCTTCTGTTTTTGCCTTAAAAGTAGACGAAAAAAACAATGATGTAAAACTTGATTTTCATATCAAATTACCAAAAGATATTTACAATGACCGAATGGGAAGCGCTTACATGATCAATAAAGACCTCTTTTTGGTTTGTTGTTCTAAAAGACATATTACAGTTTTGACAAATAAAAAAGGAATACTTATTTGGGCATTAGAATCTGAAATTCCTCCATACAGAACGATCTTTATTCCTGAAGAAAAACTAAAACCTTTTCTTCTAAATTAA
- a CDS encoding c-type cytochrome, which translates to MKKTILIGLFSALSIAVFNSCTKTNSQTLASNTIEEGEEDEGYITIDTSQIPDDQFGESVRYGRELMMKTAYYIGPNGKKGQYLGNKMNCTNCHQDAGTKPHAFNLMSSHDNYPQYRGRENKVLTLAERVNNCIMRPHSGKPLPLDSKEMVAFLSYFKWISKFVPKDGNFKGAKNLEIEFPDVAASPERGKVLFAENCARCHGNNGEGVYNADKSGYTYPPLWGQYGYQPGSSMHRVIKQAQWLKSNMPYDKVQLGKPYLTDKEALDIAAYVNDDSVHTRPNPKTLDYPDKMGKPIDYAHSPFNDNFTEEQHKYGPYKPIIAYWKKQGWKAVY; encoded by the coding sequence ATGAAAAAAACAATTCTTATCGGACTTTTTTCAGCATTGTCAATCGCTGTTTTCAATTCCTGCACCAAAACCAATTCACAGACTTTAGCATCAAATACAATCGAAGAAGGAGAAGAAGATGAAGGTTACATCACAATTGATACTTCCCAAATTCCAGACGATCAATTTGGAGAATCGGTTCGTTATGGAAGAGAATTAATGATGAAAACCGCTTATTACATTGGCCCAAACGGAAAAAAAGGACAATATTTAGGCAATAAAATGAACTGCACGAACTGTCATCAAGATGCAGGAACAAAACCTCATGCATTCAATTTAATGTCTTCGCATGACAATTATCCACAATATCGCGGACGCGAAAACAAAGTACTTACTTTAGCAGAAAGAGTTAATAACTGCATTATGCGTCCGCATTCTGGAAAACCGCTTCCGTTGGACAGCAAAGAAATGGTGGCGTTTTTATCGTACTTTAAATGGATCAGTAAATTTGTTCCAAAAGATGGTAATTTTAAAGGAGCCAAAAATTTAGAAATCGAATTTCCAGATGTTGCCGCAAGTCCAGAAAGAGGAAAAGTTTTATTTGCTGAAAACTGCGCAAGATGTCACGGAAATAATGGCGAGGGAGTTTACAATGCCGACAAATCGGGTTACACCTACCCTCCACTTTGGGGACAATACGGTTATCAGCCTGGTTCAAGCATGCATCGCGTAATCAAACAAGCACAATGGCTAAAAAGCAATATGCCTTATGATAAAGTTCAACTAGGAAAACCGTATCTTACAGACAAAGAAGCACTTGACATTGCGGCTTATGTAAACGACGATTCTGTACATACAAGACCAAACCCAAAAACATTGGATTATCCAGACAAAATGGGCAAACCGATTGATTATGCACACAGTCCGTTTAATGATAATTTTACTGAAGAACAGCATAAATACGGCCCTTATAAACCTATTATAGCTTATTGGAAAAAACAAGGATGGAAAGCCGTTTACTAA
- a CDS encoding DUF5107 domain-containing protein, whose translation MKFRPLLSFLLLGSLFVTAQNKPTIKEYKKVFTTYPFSDPDPIPKPDTKFYPYFRFDGFTDKPVQKEWKVIEIENDYIKLMILPEIGGKVWSAIEKSTGKDIVYNNHVVKFRDIAMRGPWTSGGVEGNYGIIGHTPNCATPVDYKIINREDGSISCVIGVLDLLTRTSWKLDINLPKDKAYFTTNSFWSNTTEFEQPYYTWMNTGIKATENLQFIYPGQTYIGHNGDYHPWPIDKENGKDLSFYKNNNFGGYKSYHVFGKYDDFFGGYYHDEDFGMGRYGNHDDKPGKKIWIWGLSQQGMIWEKLLTDTDGQYVEVQSGRLFNQASEGSNLTPFKQRSFAPYQTDTWTEYWFPVKQTKGFVKANNYGSVNIKNENGWLKIYFSPLQKLNEKIEIFENEKKVYSKDIALNTLQTFKDSIQVKVDSNKLKFVLGGNKLVWNSAPQDGNINRPVEIPKDFDHNSVYGLYLQGKNYISFKDYVLAEEKLNACLKLDANYAPALSALASLQIRKLDYKAAVNSASKALSIDTYGPVGNYFYALANFHLGNNTDAKDGFDIAAASVEFRSPAYTALSKIYLAENDLSKAIEYAEKSLIFNQYNIEGLQVLAVLYRLQNNSDKANSVLKTITKLDPLNHFADFEKYLLNNSNDSKNAFVACHSKRNARTNFP comes from the coding sequence ATGAAATTTAGACCATTACTATCCTTTTTACTCCTTGGAAGCCTTTTTGTCACAGCACAAAACAAACCCACTATAAAAGAATACAAAAAAGTATTTACGACATATCCATTCTCAGATCCTGATCCGATTCCGAAACCAGATACCAAGTTTTATCCGTATTTCCGTTTTGACGGTTTTACTGATAAACCCGTTCAAAAAGAATGGAAAGTAATAGAAATTGAAAACGATTATATTAAACTGATGATTTTGCCAGAAATTGGTGGAAAAGTTTGGTCTGCTATAGAAAAATCTACAGGAAAAGACATAGTTTACAATAATCATGTTGTAAAATTCAGAGACATTGCTATGCGCGGACCGTGGACAAGCGGCGGTGTTGAAGGCAATTACGGAATTATCGGCCACACGCCAAACTGCGCCACTCCTGTCGATTACAAAATCATAAACAGAGAAGACGGAAGCATTAGCTGTGTGATTGGGGTTTTAGATTTATTGACAAGAACTTCTTGGAAATTAGATATCAATCTGCCAAAAGATAAAGCGTATTTTACCACAAATTCGTTTTGGTCTAATACAACCGAATTCGAACAGCCTTATTATACTTGGATGAATACGGGAATTAAAGCGACCGAAAATCTACAGTTTATTTATCCAGGACAGACTTATATTGGTCATAACGGAGATTACCATCCATGGCCAATTGACAAAGAAAACGGCAAAGATTTATCTTTCTACAAAAACAACAATTTTGGCGGTTACAAATCGTACCATGTATTCGGAAAATACGATGATTTCTTTGGCGGATATTATCATGACGAAGATTTCGGAATGGGAAGATACGGCAATCACGACGATAAACCGGGCAAAAAAATCTGGATTTGGGGATTGTCTCAGCAAGGAATGATTTGGGAAAAATTATTAACCGATACTGACGGGCAATACGTAGAAGTACAAAGCGGAAGATTGTTCAATCAAGCGAGTGAAGGCAGTAATCTGACGCCTTTCAAACAGCGCTCATTTGCGCCTTATCAAACCGATACTTGGACTGAATATTGGTTTCCTGTAAAGCAGACGAAAGGTTTTGTAAAAGCTAATAATTACGGTTCTGTCAATATTAAAAACGAAAACGGCTGGCTGAAAATCTATTTTTCTCCGCTTCAAAAATTAAATGAAAAAATTGAAATTTTTGAAAACGAAAAAAAAGTGTATTCTAAAGATATTGCTTTAAATACATTGCAAACTTTCAAAGATTCAATTCAGGTAAAAGTTGATTCTAATAAATTGAAATTTGTTTTGGGAGGCAATAAATTGGTATGGAATTCTGCTCCACAAGACGGAAACATCAATCGTCCTGTAGAAATACCTAAAGATTTTGATCATAATTCGGTTTATGGATTGTATTTGCAGGGTAAAAATTACATCAGTTTTAAAGATTATGTACTTGCCGAAGAAAAATTAAATGCCTGTTTAAAATTAGATGCTAACTACGCTCCTGCTCTTTCTGCATTGGCTTCTTTACAAATCAGAAAATTAGATTACAAAGCTGCTGTAAATTCGGCAAGCAAAGCTTTATCGATAGACACTTATGGCCCTGTGGGTAATTATTTTTATGCTTTGGCTAATTTCCATTTAGGAAATAATACCGATGCAAAAGATGGTTTTGATATTGCTGCCGCAAGTGTCGAATTCCGCAGTCCAGCTTATACCGCTTTAAGCAAAATTTATTTGGCCGAAAACGATCTTTCAAAAGCGATTGAATATGCTGAAAAAAGCTTGATATTCAATCAATACAACATAGAAGGTTTACAGGTTTTAGCGGTTTTATATCGTCTTCAGAATAATTCCGATAAAGCAAATTCAGTTTTAAAAACCATTACAAAACTGGATCCGCTGAATCATTTTGCTGATTTTGAAAAATACCTTTTGAACAATTCAAACGATTCAAAAAATGCTTTTGTTGCTTGCCATTCAAAACGAAATGCCAGAACAAACTTTCCTTGA
- a CDS encoding glycoside hydrolase domain-containing protein, producing the protein MKLNLNNTTLLRRILIMCFITISIPLTAQIKYSDGNDSWNPNQLGNHRAVVAFSGSGNVAKTTIEWRRRDTNPELKKIIVQDASGKDIQNIKTENINRENGTIFFEPISGKGTYYVYYMPYVDEGTANYPKGIYQKPEDKADAKWLSNIKANLKDNAAVTEIQSVNAFNSFYPMEVIATAAETSALVAKNSGNSFLVFPEDREHSIKLKSDLPQRWIQKGVQNSFSDTAMKGEYLAFQLGVYALEDLKNIKVTFTNLVSTTGATIEAKDISCINTDGTKYDGNPFTNTVSVSKGKIQAMWCGIDVPQTAAAGTYNGKATVIADGKSKEINLQITVSNQVTKNGGIDSPEKMTRLKWLNSTLAQENTVIAPYTPLTVNNSEIALLGRKLILAPNGFPAQIQTFFTPEMTSVTAKANDVLSSPIDFHFIDASGKEVQWKNNGVKFTKKEAGTVSWESTSTSKSVQMDVNASVEFDGFVHYIVKVTALEDVTFNDINFQMPMQPTSAKYMMGLGQKGGDRPATFDWKWDVAHKNQDGAWIGAVNSGLQFSLRDEKYSRPLNTNFYLQKPLLSPTSWGNENKGGITITPNQKSVLVNAYSGARTMKKGDVLYYNFNLLITPFHTINTDFQWDTKFYHKYSPIDSIAKTGATVINIHHANAINPYINYPFIEFKKMKSYIDEAHEKGLKVKIYNTVREVSNKAYETFALRSLGHEIYSPGKGGGFSWLQEHVGDDYIAAWFVPEIKDACDCK; encoded by the coding sequence ATGAAACTAAACCTAAACAACACAACGCTTTTAAGAAGAATATTGATAATGTGTTTTATCACGATCAGTATTCCTCTAACTGCACAAATTAAATATTCAGACGGAAATGACAGCTGGAATCCGAATCAATTAGGGAATCACCGTGCTGTAGTTGCTTTTTCTGGTTCAGGAAATGTTGCTAAAACAACGATCGAATGGCGAAGAAGAGACACGAATCCAGAACTTAAAAAGATTATTGTTCAAGATGCATCTGGAAAAGATATTCAGAACATAAAAACCGAAAATATCAATAGAGAAAACGGAACTATTTTCTTTGAACCTATTTCGGGAAAAGGAACTTACTACGTTTATTATATGCCTTATGTTGATGAAGGAACTGCTAATTATCCAAAAGGAATTTATCAGAAACCTGAAGACAAAGCCGATGCAAAATGGCTTTCTAATATAAAGGCAAACTTAAAAGACAATGCGGCTGTAACAGAAATTCAGAGCGTAAATGCTTTCAATAGTTTTTACCCAATGGAAGTAATTGCGACAGCTGCTGAAACTTCGGCTCTTGTGGCAAAAAACAGCGGAAATTCTTTCTTAGTTTTTCCGGAAGACAGAGAACATTCGATCAAATTAAAATCAGATTTGCCACAAAGATGGATTCAAAAAGGCGTTCAAAACAGCTTTTCTGATACGGCAATGAAAGGTGAATATTTAGCTTTTCAATTAGGCGTTTATGCTCTTGAAGATTTAAAAAACATAAAAGTAACTTTTACCAATTTAGTAAGTACAACTGGCGCAACAATCGAAGCGAAAGATATCAGCTGTATCAACACTGACGGAACGAAATATGACGGTAATCCTTTCACCAATACGGTTTCTGTTTCAAAAGGAAAAATTCAAGCAATGTGGTGCGGTATCGATGTTCCGCAAACAGCTGCTGCTGGAACGTATAACGGAAAAGCAACTGTTATTGCTGATGGAAAGTCAAAAGAAATCAATCTACAAATTACGGTTTCTAACCAAGTAACGAAAAACGGAGGCATTGACAGTCCAGAAAAAATGACACGTCTAAAATGGTTAAACTCAACTTTAGCGCAAGAAAATACGGTTATTGCTCCTTATACTCCATTAACAGTAAACAATTCTGAAATTGCTTTATTAGGAAGAAAATTAATTTTAGCTCCAAACGGATTCCCTGCGCAAATTCAGACTTTCTTTACTCCAGAAATGACTTCTGTAACAGCAAAAGCAAATGACGTTTTAAGCTCACCAATTGATTTTCATTTTATTGACGCATCAGGAAAAGAAGTACAATGGAAAAACAACGGTGTAAAATTCACTAAAAAAGAAGCTGGAACAGTTTCTTGGGAAAGTACTTCTACCTCAAAATCGGTTCAAATGGATGTGAACGCTTCAGTTGAATTTGATGGTTTCGTACATTATATCGTGAAAGTTACAGCTCTTGAAGACGTTACCTTTAACGACATTAATTTCCAAATGCCAATGCAGCCAACATCTGCAAAATACATGATGGGATTAGGTCAAAAAGGTGGTGATCGTCCTGCAACTTTCGATTGGAAATGGGATGTAGCGCATAAAAATCAAGACGGAGCTTGGATTGGTGCTGTAAATTCTGGATTGCAGTTTTCTTTGAGAGATGAAAAATATAGCCGCCCTTTAAATACTAATTTCTATTTACAAAAACCTTTATTGTCGCCTACTTCATGGGGTAACGAAAATAAGGGCGGTATTACCATCACGCCAAACCAAAAATCGGTTCTAGTAAATGCGTACAGCGGTGCTAGAACAATGAAAAAAGGCGATGTTTTGTATTACAACTTCAACTTATTGATTACGCCTTTCCATACGATCAATACAGATTTTCAATGGGATACAAAATTTTACCACAAATACAGCCCAATTGATTCAATAGCTAAAACTGGTGCAACAGTAATTAATATTCACCACGCAAATGCAATCAATCCATATATCAATTATCCTTTTATCGAATTTAAAAAGATGAAATCATATATCGATGAAGCGCACGAAAAAGGATTAAAAGTAAAAATCTACAACACAGTTAGAGAGGTTTCTAACAAGGCTTATGAGACTTTCGCTCTTAGAAGTTTAGGTCACGAAATCTATTCTCCAGGAAAAGGTGGCGGATTCTCTTGGTTGCAAGAACATGTTGGTGACGATTATATCGCTGCTTGGTTTGTTCCTGAAATTAAAGATGCTTGCGATTGTAAATAG